TTGGACTTTACCCGTTTTTTCATTGGTGAAATTCCAGCCCTCCGGCACCGCTTTCGCACCCGCGAAAAACTACACCTTCAAGCGGTGAAAATGATACCACAATCGGGTCACGAAAATCAAGCGTAAATTCAGATATTTTTATAATTTGCCAAAATTGCCCCCCCCCCCGCTATATCTGAGCATATAACGAGGTCGGTTTTCGGGTGCGTTTTTGTCGTCAATTGACGCGACGAGGAAAAGTCGCGCTATCCGTCGCCTCCTGCGAAGGCGAATTCGAGCTGCGGTGACGGTTTCACGAGCACCTTCTTCAAGTCGAGCTTCGCGCTCCACTTCCCGAAGCGCGTGAAGAGCTTCTGGATTCCGTCCGCGAGCGCGTAGTAGAAGAACTCGGGCGCACCGTAGATGCGCTTGGCCGTTTCGACGATGTGCGTGCGCAGCACTTCGCGACGCTCGGACTTGCCGATCCACACCATCACGAAGTACGCGACCGCGAGGACGAGCGCCGCGAGGTTCCTGAGGCGCGTCATCGTGAGCGTGCGCATGTCCTCGACCTGGTACGACTGCTTCACGAAGCGGATCGTCTCCTCGACGCGCCACCGCGTGAGGTAGCCCTGGACGACGCGCCAGACGTCCTCCTTCGAGCCGTCGCCCTGCAGCGTCGTGAGGATGAGCATCGCGCACTGCCCGAAGCCGCGCACGACGACGAGCCGCAGGTCCTTCTCGTGCATGCCGGGAAAGTCGGGGTTTTCGGGAAGACGCACCGGCATCGCGCCGTAGTGGATCGTCGTGTCCTTTTCCTCGCCGTTGGCGTTGAACGCGACGACCGACGTGTGGGGCGTGTGGCATTTCGCCGAGAGAACGAGGATGTGTTCGCGCACGCTCTCGTACATGAGATAGCGCGTCTGCATCATGCGCACGATGAAGTCAAGCCCATTGGAGATGAAGTAGCGGAAGATCTCGTTGCGGTCTCCGCCGCGGTCGTAGACGTAG
This window of the Fibrobacter sp. genome carries:
- a CDS encoding transposase, encoding SLNAREQLEQFLGIFFTRFSKPRLKFLRQMLYGIQITKSVILNRIAAEIDENIKQVKIEMRLCHHLAFKDLWKHIHEAVMEHAKKFVRKSTLIIIDPSDVQKPYAKKMQYLAKVWDGSKGRVGDNLGYWGCMAVACEPGKRRGVVPLQFRLWSTEDPEYKGENAEIEAIIDSIRAEVGNRGIYVYDRGGDRNEIFRYFISNGLDFIVRMMQTRYLMYESVREHILVLSAKCHTPHTSVVAFNANGEEKDTTIHYGAMPVRLPENPDFPGMHEKDLRLVVVRGFGQCAMLILTTLQGDGSKEDVWRVVQGYLTRWRVEETIRFVKQSYQVEDMRTLTMTRLRNLAALVLAVAYFVMVWIGKSERREVLRTHIVETAKRIYGAPEFFYYALADGIQKLFTRFGKWSAKLDLKKVLVKPSPQLEFAFAGGDG